A window of Deltaproteobacteria bacterium genomic DNA:
CTCGTCCAGGATCGCCAGGGTGGGCTCCAGCATGGTCATCTGGAAGATCTCGGCGCGTTTCTTCTCGCCGCCGGAGAAGCCCGCGTTGACCGGACGGCGTAACAGGTCCTCGCCCATCTCCACCGTCTTCATCCTCTCCTTGGCGAGGGCCATGAAGTCCACCGCGTCCAGCTCCTCCTCGCCACGGTGGGCACGCGCCGCATTCACCGCCGCGCGCAGGAAGTAGAGGCTGTTGAGACCGGGGATCTCCACCGGATACTGGAAGCCCAGGAAGAGGCCCTCGACGGCGCGCAGCTCCGGCGCCATCTCCAACAGAGCTTGGTCCTTGTAGAGGACTTCCCCCTCGGTGACCTCGTAGGTGTCCCGGCCCGCCAGCACCTGGGCCAGCGTGCTCTTGCCCGAGCCGTTGGGGCCCATGATGGCGTGGACCTCGCCCGCCTTTACCGTCAGGTCGATGCCGCGGAGGATTTCCTTCCCCTCCACGCGCGCATGCAGGTTGCGAACTTCAAGCATTGTCTACATCCGAAATGGTCTAAAGACGGCGTCAGCCGACGCTGCCCTCGAGGCTCACGTCCAGCAGCCGCTGGGCCTCGACGGCGAATTCCATGGGCAACTCCCGGAAGACCTCGCGGCAGAAGCCGTTGACGATCATGGAGACGGCGTCCTCTTCCTTGATGCCGCGTTGCCGGCAGTAAAAGATCTGGTCCTCGCCGATCTTGGAGGTGGAGGCCTCGTGCTCGATGTGCGCCGAGTTGTTTTTCACCTCCAGGTACGGGAACGTGTGCGCGCCGCACTCGCTGCCCATGAGCAGGGAGTCGCACTGGGAGTAGTTGCGCGCGTTGTCGGCGCCCTTGAGCACCTTCACCAGGCCGCGGTAGCTGTTCTGGCCGTGGCCCGCCGAGATCCCCTTGGAGATGATGGTGCTACGGGTGTTCTTGCCCACGTGGAGCATCTTGGTGCCGGTGTCCGCCTGCTGGCGGTTGTTGGTCACGGCCACCGAGTAGAACTCACCCACCGAGTCGTCCCCCTGCAGGATGCAGCTCGGGTATTTCCAGGTGATGGCCGAGCCCGTCTCCACCTGGGTCCACGAGATCTTCGACTTCCGCCCGGCGCACTTGCCGCGCTTGGTGACGAAGTTGTAGATGCCGCCCTTGCCGTCCTTGTCGCCGGGGTACCAGTTCTGCACCGTCGAGTACTTGATCTGCGCGTCCTCCAGCGCCACCAGCTCCACCACCGCGGCGTGCAACTGGTTCTCGTCGCGCATGGGCGCGGTGCAGCCCTCCAGGTAGCTGACGTAGCTGCCCGCGTCGGCGACGATCAGGGTGCGCTCGAACTGGCCCGTCTGCGCCGCGTTGATGCGGAAGTAGGTGGACAGCTCCATGGGGCAGCGCACGCCCTTGGGCACGTAGCAGAACGACCCGTCGCTGAAGACCGCGGAGTTGAGCGACGCGAAGAAGTTGTCGCTGTAGGGCACCACCGAGCCCAGGTACTGGCGCACCAACTCGGGATGCTCCCGGACGGCCTCGGAAAACGAACAGAAGATGATGCCCATCTCCGCCAGCTTGTCCTTGAAGGTCGTGGCCACCGACACGCTGTCGAACACCGCGTCCACCGCCACTCCAGCCAAGGCCTCGCGCTCGTGCAGCGGCACACCCAGCTTGTCGTAGGTGGCCAACAGCTCCGGGTCCACCTCGTCCAGGCTCTGGGGGCCGTCCTTGTTCGTCTTGGGCGCCGAGTAGTAGATGATGTCCTGGTAGTCGATGGGCGGATAATGCACGTTGGCCCACTTGGGCTCCGCCTCCGACTTCTCGAGCTTCGTCCAGTAGCGGTAGGCCTTGAGCCGCCAGTCCAGCAGCCACTCCGGCTCGCCCTTCTTCGCCGAGATCAGCCGCACCACGTCCTCGCTCAAGCCCGGCGGGACGTGTTCCGCCTCGATGTCGGTAACGAAGCCGTACTTGTACTCGCTTCCGACCAGTTCGCTATCCAGTTCCGTTTTCGCCATGTCCTTCATCCGTCCGAAGATGGACCCAATGGGTCCGCCTTCGACCTACAAAAATTCAACTGTGCAGCCCGTTCAAGCGCCCCTTGAGCCCCTCCCGGTCGGCAAGACTCCCGATGGAGACTCCGGCCAGGAATTCCACCAACAGCATCTGCGCCCGCTCCCACACGGAAATCTGCGTGCACACCGTGTCATAGGGACAGCAGTGATTGTCCAGACACTCCATCAGGCTGAGCGGCCTCTCCACGGCTTCGTAGACTTCCTTGACGCTGATGGACTCCGGAGACCGCGCCAGGCTGAAGCCGCCCTTGCGGCCCATGTGGGACCGCACCAGCCCCGCCGCCGCGAGATCCTTCATGATCTTTGACATGTAGTGCGTCGGAATGTCCTGTCGCGCGGCGATCTCCTTGCTGCCCACCACCCACTGCTCCGGTTGGGCCGCAAGATACGAAAGCGCCCGCACGGCATAGTCGACCTTCCTGCCGATGTTCATCAGCGAGCTTCGGTCGGCCGTGGCCCTGACGGAATTCACAGCGGATTCTTGCATGCTGGATCCCCTGACGAGGTTGTTTCAGAGCTTTGGTTCAGAACTCCCGGGAGTTCTTCCGTACGTGGAACGTCGTGAATCAAACATAGACCTAAAGCGTCCATGTTGTCAAACACCCATCCTGTCGCCCAAAGGAACCGGGGGCTGTCGACTTCAAGAGGGCCTTGGCCGAACGGGAAAGGCGGCTTGAAGGTGCGGAAATCCCCGTGCTACCAAGGCCGCATGGCCATTCTCAAGGTCGCCCGCCTGGGCAATCCCGTGCTGCGCAGGCCGGCCCGCGCGGTTCCCGCTGAAATCGTAGGTAAGGCGGATTTCCAGCGTTTCATCGACGACATGGTCGTCACCATGCGCGAGTACCAGGGGGTGGGCCTGGCCGCGGTCCAGGTCCACGAATCCATGC
This region includes:
- the sufC gene encoding Fe-S cluster assembly ATPase SufC is translated as MLEVRNLHARVEGKEILRGIDLTVKAGEVHAIMGPNGSGKSTLAQVLAGRDTYEVTEGEVLYKDQALLEMAPELRAVEGLFLGFQYPVEIPGLNSLYFLRAAVNAARAHRGEEELDAVDFMALAKERMKTVEMGEDLLRRPVNAGFSGGEKKRAEIFQMTMLEPTLAILDETDSGLDIDALKVVSHGINLFRGPERALILVTHYQRLLDYVVPDVVHVIHNGRLVKSGGKELARELEDTGYSWVEETAGPGSGA
- the sufB gene encoding Fe-S cluster assembly protein SufB, with product MAKTELDSELVGSEYKYGFVTDIEAEHVPPGLSEDVVRLISAKKGEPEWLLDWRLKAYRYWTKLEKSEAEPKWANVHYPPIDYQDIIYYSAPKTNKDGPQSLDEVDPELLATYDKLGVPLHEREALAGVAVDAVFDSVSVATTFKDKLAEMGIIFCSFSEAVREHPELVRQYLGSVVPYSDNFFASLNSAVFSDGSFCYVPKGVRCPMELSTYFRINAAQTGQFERTLIVADAGSYVSYLEGCTAPMRDENQLHAAVVELVALEDAQIKYSTVQNWYPGDKDGKGGIYNFVTKRGKCAGRKSKISWTQVETGSAITWKYPSCILQGDDSVGEFYSVAVTNNRQQADTGTKMLHVGKNTRSTIISKGISAGHGQNSYRGLVKVLKGADNARNYSQCDSLLMGSECGAHTFPYLEVKNNSAHIEHEASTSKIGEDQIFYCRQRGIKEEDAVSMIVNGFCREVFRELPMEFAVEAQRLLDVSLEGSVG
- a CDS encoding Rrf2 family transcriptional regulator; the encoded protein is MQESAVNSVRATADRSSLMNIGRKVDYAVRALSYLAAQPEQWVVGSKEIAARQDIPTHYMSKIMKDLAAAGLVRSHMGRKGGFSLARSPESISVKEVYEAVERPLSLMECLDNHCCPYDTVCTQISVWERAQMLLVEFLAGVSIGSLADREGLKGRLNGLHS